The following proteins come from a genomic window of Takifugu rubripes chromosome 11, fTakRub1.2, whole genome shotgun sequence:
- the LOC101069836 gene encoding synaptotagmin-like protein 2 isoform X1, translated as MLKPCPAPLPGSSAAAAAAAASPPAEPALLTSYPNPRRPAQMHPAAAAANLWRSEDLGWSPFTAALRYCTFLLREAGGRGRAAMIDLSHLTEEEQGAIMTVLRRDAELKRAEDDRVSKLEKTHNTGSKPDSQWKYLSGEWFYEAKSRRHMDKIHGSEVILASMKAQTAPFDGSPLSKRSPTPSSSGLKVGTPPKPARSLENLQLATINDLEKEKKSPIFSPRMQRKNPFNQGSMIIYEAPDNISFVTSCQKPELSQTADASLLRSNPGEDFSQTSDTSSTSEGSSPAFRPVPRKRTFLSRHPSSSDPDAPVGPASIVPSPGQRRQLAQRVAAPQESPQQPMNDDDQPVYSEDKYGGTPSQKMDSSDTESGSDADVALEERREEPRDERLGERAALRSDVLRSGSIQDTVGGGDSAGPAGRPDELSLPQSTADPDPPVSYDLNFIDKSDKQMKKSNQKNVFTLTTQSTSPTGDEESIAKVLDWFSRSTDRSDWLNSAGGAKVRMGSDHNVVVSKSRSEDSFLNEGEGTSELLQKKINEAKALRAAHRSASSELLEIEEPQQQVYVPHLRSVWERHKIGPKVLIIKSMMSKNRGQTPARLSDRHEGNKMDMTSEPGRYSREIIYKGESERRAVVRPQTDTEYTSPSSSSQEAHGPNTSARNYRNYSDLEAGAQAADRRGSDPGSVNVPRPRQERIFHPRLSVETESLSTSNPRPDRISQSTEIQLRDESSRTPKSEADLQTRYSPGSYSGNKSYVDNPQGGNDALIEPKTQTFRSLYKDASWNSDDRGHSPQRNVQDLPQQESSADKIKQLRSFWEQERKPTFYSRNVTRGPSQSKVSKRFTKSEYDLTALGNGDRSEEINPNVVGTETESANLTTSRTQFNSLRDFWDEATSGKPKSTARKETVKIQFAAKDFRRKEPEIQPKTRPVAAKLSPTLQGVSTVEGSRDLPRQDTLGKENRPHRSRKDSYEASSSRANSIRRAASMFALSALDENDQVQMDTGPSQPQSRNRRQYSQKNVTIRKPPEESETPTPRARAYIPSDYRHYLGMTDEASFQASLAPNPEDEGEKGGFGFDPGRPVHVSTPVSSEGWHSRKSTKVTQRPLWANYSSDTGPDSSLSSTSDSWSNSKKYSDRGDDTLSPVRKALMRAETRSKSLEDLTASPVQERRQDTTADIRGASDVSSMPSPASSLFSDKDHLKNMSKSVPLFLQKEDDAFTDSNSDQSYHSGQLTKGGSLTNLTSSSGLSSLSGSMMTMYGGDLEVQGNIMFSINYIQKLREFHIFVAQCQDLAAADLKKGRSNPYVKSYLVPDKSNLGKRKTSVKKKTLNPTFNEILRYRVNMEYLRTQTLILSVWHHDTFGRNSFLGEVDVDLFKWDFGHTRMNYFPLKSRTPPNLAAASGRGQLKLAIRYLPQISHSEGVSHFFNGEIHIWVKECRDLPLIRATINPYVKCFVLPDTSRKSRQKTRVVRRAVDPVFNHTMVYDGIRDIDLTEACVELTVWDRDKLATNLLGGLRLGIGTGTSYGALVDWMDSTPSEVALWERMKSTPNEWVEDVLPLRILNPARATFK; from the exons ATGCTTAAACCGTGTCCTGCTCCCCTACCAgggtcttcagcagcagcagcagccgcagcagcatcgCCACCAGCGGAGCCCGCCCTCCTCACGTCTTACCCTAACCCGAGAAGACCTGCGCAAATGCATCCCGCAGCGGCAGCCGCCAacctgtggaggag CGAGGACCTCGGCTGGTCGCCGTTTACTGCCGCTCTGCGTTATTGCACGTTCCTGCTGAGGGAGGCGGGAGGACGAGGGCGAGCAGCCATGATCGACCTGAGCCACCTGaccgaggaggagcagggggccATCATGACGGTGCTGAGGCGGGACGCCGAGCTGAAGAGGGCCGAGGACGACAGAGTCAG CAAACTGGAGAAAACGCACAACACTGGCTCCAAGCCGGACTCCCAGTGGAAGTATCTGAGCGGAGAGTGGTTTTACGAGGCCAAGTCCCGCCGGCACATGGATAAGATCCACGGCTCGGAAGTCATCTTAGCCTCCATGAAAGCACAGACGGCTCCTTTTG ATGGGTCCCCTCTAAGCAAAAGGTCACCAACACCCAGCAGCTCGGGTCTGAAAGTTGGCACTCCACCGAAACCAGCCCGGTCTTTGGAAAACCTGCAGCTGGCCACGATCAA TGatctggagaaggagaaaaaaagtccCATCTTCTCTCCAAGAATG CAAAGGAAAAACCCCTTCAACCAGGGCTCCATGATTATTTATGAGGCCCCCGACAACATCAGCTTCGTGACATCCTGTCAGAAGCCGGAATTATCCCAGACAG CGGACGCGTCCTTGCTGAGGAGCAACCCTGGAGAGGACTTCAGTCAGACTTCGGACACCTCCAGCACATCTGAAGGTTCCTCCCCGGCATTCAGGCCGGTGCCGAGGAAGAGGACCTTCCTCTCTAGACACCCGTCAAGCAGCGATCCTGACGCTCCGGTCGGCCCAGCCTCCATTGTCCCCTCCCCAGGACAGAGGCGCCAATTGGCCCAAAGAGTAGCTGCCCCCCAGGAGAGCCCCCAGCAGCCTATGAATGATGATGATCAGCCTGTTTACAGTGAAGACAAATACGGAGGAACACCCTCCCAGAAGATGGACAG TTCAGACACAGAGAGCGGGAGCGATGCTGACGTGGCCCTCgaagaaaggagggaagaaCCACGGGATGAGCGTCTGGGAGAGCGCGCGGCGCTGCGCAGTGACGTCCTCCGAAGCGGCAGCATTCAGGACACCGTCGGAGGAGGAGACAGTGCGGGACCAGCAGGGAGACCTGATGAGCTGAGCCTGCCTCAGAGCACCGCAG ATCCAGATCCTCCGGTATCCTATGATCTCAACTTCATTGACAAATCAGACAAGCAAATGAAGAAATCAAATCAGAAAAACGTGTTTACACTAACCACGCAGAGCACCAGTCCCACTGGTGACGAGGAGTCCATCGCGAAGGTGCTGGACTGGTTCAGTCGCAGCACCGACCGCAGCGACTGGCTAAACTCGGCAGGTGGTGCGAAGGTTAGAATGGGCTCTGACCACAATGTGGTGGTCAGCAAGTCAAGAAGCGAAGATTCGTTCCTAAACGAAGGCGAGGGGACGAGTGAGCTCTTGCAGAAAAAGATCAATGAGGCGAAAGCGTTAAGAGCTGCTCATAGGTCAGCCAGCTCAGAGCTGCTTGAAATAGAGGAACCGCAGCAGCAGGTCTACGTTCCACATCTGAGGTCAGTTTGGGAGAGGCACAAAATAGGTCCTAAAGTACTTATTATCAAGTCAATGATGTCCAAAAACCGAGGACAAACGCCTGCTCGCCTGTCAGACAGACACGAGGGCAACAAAATGGATATGACCTCGGAACCCGGAAGGTACAGCCGGGAGATAATTTACAAGGGTGAGAGTGAGCGACGTGCGGTTGTCCGTCCACAAACAGATACGGAATACACGTCCCCCTCTAGCAGCAGCCAGGAGGCACACGGGCCGAACACTTCAGCTCGGAACTATCGCAACTATTCCGATTTAGAAGCCGGTGCCCAAGCGGCCGACAGAAGAGGTTCGGATCCCGGGAGTGTGAATGTACCCAGACCTAGACAGGAGAGAATATTCCATCCTAGACTGAGTGTAGAGACTGAAAGTCTGTCTACATCAAACCCAAGACCTGACAGAATTTCCCAATCCACAGAAATCCAACTGCGAGATGAATCTTCCAGGACTCCAAAGTCGGAGGCAGATCTCCAAACGAGATACAGCCCGGGCTCTTATTCCGGAAACAAGTCGTATGTGGATAACCCGCAAGGTGGGAATGACGCATTGATCGAacccaaaacacaaacatttagaAGTCTATATAAAGATGCTAGTTGGAATAGCGACGATAGAGGTCACAGTCCTCAGAGAAACGTACAAGATTTGCCTCAGCAGGAGAGCTCTGCAGATAAGATAAAGCAGCTCAGGTCCTtctgggagcaggagaggaagccCACCTTTTACAGCAGGAATGTCACCCGGGGCCCGAGCCAGTCAAAAGTCAGTAAAAGATTCACAAAGTCCGAGTACGACCTGACCGCTCTTGGGAATGGTGACCGCAGTGAGGAGATTAATCCAAATGTTGTTGGCACGGAGACAGAATCTGCTAACCTGACCACAAGTCGGACGCAATTCAACAGCCTGCGGGACTTCTGGGATGAAGCTACTTCTGGTAAACCCAAAAGCACTGCAAGGAAAGAGACGGTAAAGATCCAGTTTGCAGCCAAGGATTTTAGGCGCAAAGAGCCAGAGATTCAGCCGAAAACAAGACCCGTGGCCGCCAAATTGTCTCCTACTCTTCAGGGTGTGTCAACAGTTGAAGGCTCAAGGGATCTCCCTCGACAAGACACTTTAGGAAAAGAGAATCGCCCCCATAGGAGCAGAAAGGACAGCTATGAGGCCTCCAGCAGTCGCGCAAATTCAATTCGCCGTGCTGCCAGCATGTTCGCTCTGTCCGCTTTGGATGAAAACGATCAAGTTCAAATGGACACGGGCCCTTCTCAGCCCCAGAGCAGGAATCGGAGGCAGTACAGCCAAAAAAACGTCACCATAAGAAAGCcaccagaggagagtgagaccCCAACACCACGTGCGCGAGCGTACATTCCCAGCGACTACCGCCACTACCTGGGCATGACGGACGAGGCGAGCTTCCAGGCCTCCCTCGCCCCAAATCCCGAGGATGAAGGAGAAAAGGGTGGCTTTGGATTTGATCCGGGCAGGCCGGTCCATGTCAGCACCCCTGTGAGCTCAGAGGGGTGGCACAGTCGTAAGAGCACCAAGGTGacgcagcgccccctgtgggcAAACTACAGCTCAGACACAGGACCAGATTCATCTTTGAGCAGCACATCAGACTCCTGGTCCAACTCCAAGAAATATTCTGACC GTGGGGATGACACTTTAAGCCCAGTAAGGAAAGCACTTATGCGAGCAGAAACACGAAGCAAAAGTTTGGAGGACCTCACGGCATCACCAG TACAAGAAAGAAGGCAGGACACCACTGCTGACATCAGAGGCGCCAGTGATG TTTCGTCCATGCCTTCGCCCGCCTCCTCCTTATTCTCAGATAAGGACCACCTGAAGAACATGAGCAAATCGGTCCCTCTGTTCTTACAGAAGGAG GACGACGCGTTCACTGACTCCAACAGCGACCAGAGTTACCACAGCGGGCAACTAACCAAAGGCGGCTCTTTGACTAACCTCACCAGCTCCTCTGGCTTGTCGTCT CTGAGTGGAAGTATGATGACCATGTACGGTGGGGATTTGGAGGTTCAGGGGAACATCATGTTCTCCATCAACTACATACAGAAGCTGAGAGAGTTCCACATCTTTGTGGCTCAGTGTCAAGACCTGGCCGCCGCAGACCTGAAGAAAGGCCGCTCCAACCC ATACGTTAAAAGCTACCTGGTTCCTGACAAATCTAACCTGGGAAAGAGGAAAACGTCTGTAAAAAAGAAGACATTGAACCCAACGTTCAACGAGATCCTTAGA TACCGCGTTAACATGGAGTACCTGAGGACACAGACTCTCATTCTGTCCGTGTGGCATCATGACACGTTTGGCAGGAACAGCTTCCTGGGCGAGGTGGACGTGGACCTGTTCAAGTGGGACTTTGGCCACACCCGGATGAACTACTTTCCATTGAAATCACGG ACTCCACCAAATCTAGCAGCGGCCTCTGGTCGAGGACAATTAAAGCTGGCCATCCGTTACCTCCCGCAGATCAGCCACAGCGAAG GAGTTTCGCATTTTTTTAACGGAGAGATTCACATTTGGGTGAAGGAGTGCAGGGACCTGCCTCTCATCAGAGCCACCATTAACCCTTACGTGAAGTG CTTCGTGCTGCCGGACACCAGCAGGAAGAGCCGCCAGAAGACGCGTGTGGTGCGGCGCGCGGTGGATCCGGTCTTCAACCACACCATGGTTTATGACGGCATCAGGGACATCGACCTGACGGAGGCCTGCGTGGAGCTCACCGTGTGGGACCGGGACAAGTTAGCCACCAACCTGCTGGGCGGCCTGCGGCTGGGGATCGGCACAG GCACGAGCTACGGAGCTTTGGTGGACTGGATGGACTCCACTCCCTCCGAGGTGGCGCTCTGGGAACGCATGAAGTCCACCCCGAACGAGTGGGTGGAGGATGTGCTCCCCCTGAGGATTCTGAACCCCGCCAGAGCtacttttaaatga
- the LOC101069836 gene encoding synaptotagmin-like protein 2 isoform X4 — protein sequence MLKPCPAPLPGSSAAAAAAAASPPAEPALLTSYPNPRRPAQMHPAAAAANLWRSEDLGWSPFTAALRYCTFLLREAGGRGRAAMIDLSHLTEEEQGAIMTVLRRDAELKRAEDDRVSKLEKTHNTGSKPDSQWKYLSGEWFYEAKSRRHMDKIHGSEVILASMKAQTAPFDGSPLSKRSPTPSSSGLKVGTPPKPARSLENLQLATINDLEKEKKSPIFSPRMQRKNPFNQGSMIIYEAPDNISFVTSCQKPELSQTADASLLRSNPGEDFSQTSDTSSTSEGSSPAFRPVPRKRTFLSRHPSSSDPDAPVGPASIVPSPGQRRQLAQRVAAPQESPQQPMNDDDQPVYSEDKYGGTPSQKMDSSDTESGSDADVALEERREEPRDERLGERAALRSDVLRSGSIQDTVGGGDSAGPAGRPDELSLPQSTAGGDDTLSPVRKALMRAETRSKSLEDLTASPVQERRQDTTADIRGASDVSSMPSPASSLFSDKDHLKNMSKSVPLFLQKEDDAFTDSNSDQSYHSGQLTKGGSLTNLTSSSGLSSLSGSMMTMYGGDLEVQGNIMFSINYIQKLREFHIFVAQCQDLAAADLKKGRSNPYVKSYLVPDKSNLGKRKTSVKKKTLNPTFNEILRYRVNMEYLRTQTLILSVWHHDTFGRNSFLGEVDVDLFKWDFGHTRMNYFPLKSRTPPNLAAASGRGQLKLAIRYLPQISHSEGVSHFFNGEIHIWVKECRDLPLIRATINPYVKCFVLPDTSRKSRQKTRVVRRAVDPVFNHTMVYDGIRDIDLTEACVELTVWDRDKLATNLLGGLRLGIGTGTSYGALVDWMDSTPSEVALWERMKSTPNEWVEDVLPLRILNPARATFK from the exons ATGCTTAAACCGTGTCCTGCTCCCCTACCAgggtcttcagcagcagcagcagccgcagcagcatcgCCACCAGCGGAGCCCGCCCTCCTCACGTCTTACCCTAACCCGAGAAGACCTGCGCAAATGCATCCCGCAGCGGCAGCCGCCAacctgtggaggag CGAGGACCTCGGCTGGTCGCCGTTTACTGCCGCTCTGCGTTATTGCACGTTCCTGCTGAGGGAGGCGGGAGGACGAGGGCGAGCAGCCATGATCGACCTGAGCCACCTGaccgaggaggagcagggggccATCATGACGGTGCTGAGGCGGGACGCCGAGCTGAAGAGGGCCGAGGACGACAGAGTCAG CAAACTGGAGAAAACGCACAACACTGGCTCCAAGCCGGACTCCCAGTGGAAGTATCTGAGCGGAGAGTGGTTTTACGAGGCCAAGTCCCGCCGGCACATGGATAAGATCCACGGCTCGGAAGTCATCTTAGCCTCCATGAAAGCACAGACGGCTCCTTTTG ATGGGTCCCCTCTAAGCAAAAGGTCACCAACACCCAGCAGCTCGGGTCTGAAAGTTGGCACTCCACCGAAACCAGCCCGGTCTTTGGAAAACCTGCAGCTGGCCACGATCAA TGatctggagaaggagaaaaaaagtccCATCTTCTCTCCAAGAATG CAAAGGAAAAACCCCTTCAACCAGGGCTCCATGATTATTTATGAGGCCCCCGACAACATCAGCTTCGTGACATCCTGTCAGAAGCCGGAATTATCCCAGACAG CGGACGCGTCCTTGCTGAGGAGCAACCCTGGAGAGGACTTCAGTCAGACTTCGGACACCTCCAGCACATCTGAAGGTTCCTCCCCGGCATTCAGGCCGGTGCCGAGGAAGAGGACCTTCCTCTCTAGACACCCGTCAAGCAGCGATCCTGACGCTCCGGTCGGCCCAGCCTCCATTGTCCCCTCCCCAGGACAGAGGCGCCAATTGGCCCAAAGAGTAGCTGCCCCCCAGGAGAGCCCCCAGCAGCCTATGAATGATGATGATCAGCCTGTTTACAGTGAAGACAAATACGGAGGAACACCCTCCCAGAAGATGGACAG TTCAGACACAGAGAGCGGGAGCGATGCTGACGTGGCCCTCgaagaaaggagggaagaaCCACGGGATGAGCGTCTGGGAGAGCGCGCGGCGCTGCGCAGTGACGTCCTCCGAAGCGGCAGCATTCAGGACACCGTCGGAGGAGGAGACAGTGCGGGACCAGCAGGGAGACCTGATGAGCTGAGCCTGCCTCAGAGCACCGCAG GTGGGGATGACACTTTAAGCCCAGTAAGGAAAGCACTTATGCGAGCAGAAACACGAAGCAAAAGTTTGGAGGACCTCACGGCATCACCAG TACAAGAAAGAAGGCAGGACACCACTGCTGACATCAGAGGCGCCAGTGATG TTTCGTCCATGCCTTCGCCCGCCTCCTCCTTATTCTCAGATAAGGACCACCTGAAGAACATGAGCAAATCGGTCCCTCTGTTCTTACAGAAGGAG GACGACGCGTTCACTGACTCCAACAGCGACCAGAGTTACCACAGCGGGCAACTAACCAAAGGCGGCTCTTTGACTAACCTCACCAGCTCCTCTGGCTTGTCGTCT CTGAGTGGAAGTATGATGACCATGTACGGTGGGGATTTGGAGGTTCAGGGGAACATCATGTTCTCCATCAACTACATACAGAAGCTGAGAGAGTTCCACATCTTTGTGGCTCAGTGTCAAGACCTGGCCGCCGCAGACCTGAAGAAAGGCCGCTCCAACCC ATACGTTAAAAGCTACCTGGTTCCTGACAAATCTAACCTGGGAAAGAGGAAAACGTCTGTAAAAAAGAAGACATTGAACCCAACGTTCAACGAGATCCTTAGA TACCGCGTTAACATGGAGTACCTGAGGACACAGACTCTCATTCTGTCCGTGTGGCATCATGACACGTTTGGCAGGAACAGCTTCCTGGGCGAGGTGGACGTGGACCTGTTCAAGTGGGACTTTGGCCACACCCGGATGAACTACTTTCCATTGAAATCACGG ACTCCACCAAATCTAGCAGCGGCCTCTGGTCGAGGACAATTAAAGCTGGCCATCCGTTACCTCCCGCAGATCAGCCACAGCGAAG GAGTTTCGCATTTTTTTAACGGAGAGATTCACATTTGGGTGAAGGAGTGCAGGGACCTGCCTCTCATCAGAGCCACCATTAACCCTTACGTGAAGTG CTTCGTGCTGCCGGACACCAGCAGGAAGAGCCGCCAGAAGACGCGTGTGGTGCGGCGCGCGGTGGATCCGGTCTTCAACCACACCATGGTTTATGACGGCATCAGGGACATCGACCTGACGGAGGCCTGCGTGGAGCTCACCGTGTGGGACCGGGACAAGTTAGCCACCAACCTGCTGGGCGGCCTGCGGCTGGGGATCGGCACAG GCACGAGCTACGGAGCTTTGGTGGACTGGATGGACTCCACTCCCTCCGAGGTGGCGCTCTGGGAACGCATGAAGTCCACCCCGAACGAGTGGGTGGAGGATGTGCTCCCCCTGAGGATTCTGAACCCCGCCAGAGCtacttttaaatga
- the LOC101069836 gene encoding synaptotagmin-like protein 2 isoform X3 — translation MLKPCPAPLPGSSAAAAAAAASPPAEPALLTSYPNPRRPAQMHPAAAAANLWRSEDLGWSPFTAALRYCTFLLREAGGRGRAAMIDLSHLTEEEQGAIMTVLRRDAELKRAEDDRVSKLEKTHNTGSKPDSQWKYLSGEWFYEAKSRRHMDKIHGSEVILASMKAQTAPFDGSPLSKRSPTPSSSGLKVGTPPKPARSLENLQLATINDLEKEKKSPIFSPRMQRKNPFNQGSMIIYEAPDNISFVTSCQKPELSQTADASLLRSNPGEDFSQTSDTSSTSEGSSPAFRPVPRKRTFLSRHPSSSDPDAPVGPASIVPSPGQRRQLAQRVAAPQESPQQPMNDDDQPVYSEDKYGGTPSQKMDSSDTESGSDADVALEERREEPRDERLGERAALRSDVLRSGSIQDTVGGGDSAGPAGRPDELSLPQSTAEIQLRDESSRTPKSEADLQTRYSPGSYSGNKSYVDNPQGGNDALIEPKTQTFRSLYKDASWNSDDRGHSPQRNVQDLPQQESSADKIKQLRSFWEQERKPTFYSRNVTRGPSQSKVSKRFTKSEYDLTALGNGDRSEEINPNVVGTETESANLTTSRTQFNSLRDFWDEATSGKPKSTARKETVKIQFAAKDFRRKEPEIQPKTRPVAAKLSPTLQGVSTVEGSRDLPRQDTLGKENRPHRSRKDSYEASSSRANSIRRAASMFALSALDENDQVQMDTGPSQPQSRNRRQYSQKNVTIRKPPEESETPTPRARAYIPSDYRHYLGMTDEASFQASLAPNPEDEGEKGGFGFDPGRPVHVSTPVSSEGWHSRKSTKVTQRPLWANYSSDTGPDSSLSSTSDSWSNSKKYSDRGDDTLSPVRKALMRAETRSKSLEDLTASPVQERRQDTTADIRGASDVSSMPSPASSLFSDKDHLKNMSKSVPLFLQKEDDAFTDSNSDQSYHSGQLTKGGSLTNLTSSSGLSSLSGSMMTMYGGDLEVQGNIMFSINYIQKLREFHIFVAQCQDLAAADLKKGRSNPYVKSYLVPDKSNLGKRKTSVKKKTLNPTFNEILRYRVNMEYLRTQTLILSVWHHDTFGRNSFLGEVDVDLFKWDFGHTRMNYFPLKSRTPPNLAAASGRGQLKLAIRYLPQISHSEGVSHFFNGEIHIWVKECRDLPLIRATINPYVKCFVLPDTSRKSRQKTRVVRRAVDPVFNHTMVYDGIRDIDLTEACVELTVWDRDKLATNLLGGLRLGIGTGTSYGALVDWMDSTPSEVALWERMKSTPNEWVEDVLPLRILNPARATFK, via the exons ATGCTTAAACCGTGTCCTGCTCCCCTACCAgggtcttcagcagcagcagcagccgcagcagcatcgCCACCAGCGGAGCCCGCCCTCCTCACGTCTTACCCTAACCCGAGAAGACCTGCGCAAATGCATCCCGCAGCGGCAGCCGCCAacctgtggaggag CGAGGACCTCGGCTGGTCGCCGTTTACTGCCGCTCTGCGTTATTGCACGTTCCTGCTGAGGGAGGCGGGAGGACGAGGGCGAGCAGCCATGATCGACCTGAGCCACCTGaccgaggaggagcagggggccATCATGACGGTGCTGAGGCGGGACGCCGAGCTGAAGAGGGCCGAGGACGACAGAGTCAG CAAACTGGAGAAAACGCACAACACTGGCTCCAAGCCGGACTCCCAGTGGAAGTATCTGAGCGGAGAGTGGTTTTACGAGGCCAAGTCCCGCCGGCACATGGATAAGATCCACGGCTCGGAAGTCATCTTAGCCTCCATGAAAGCACAGACGGCTCCTTTTG ATGGGTCCCCTCTAAGCAAAAGGTCACCAACACCCAGCAGCTCGGGTCTGAAAGTTGGCACTCCACCGAAACCAGCCCGGTCTTTGGAAAACCTGCAGCTGGCCACGATCAA TGatctggagaaggagaaaaaaagtccCATCTTCTCTCCAAGAATG CAAAGGAAAAACCCCTTCAACCAGGGCTCCATGATTATTTATGAGGCCCCCGACAACATCAGCTTCGTGACATCCTGTCAGAAGCCGGAATTATCCCAGACAG CGGACGCGTCCTTGCTGAGGAGCAACCCTGGAGAGGACTTCAGTCAGACTTCGGACACCTCCAGCACATCTGAAGGTTCCTCCCCGGCATTCAGGCCGGTGCCGAGGAAGAGGACCTTCCTCTCTAGACACCCGTCAAGCAGCGATCCTGACGCTCCGGTCGGCCCAGCCTCCATTGTCCCCTCCCCAGGACAGAGGCGCCAATTGGCCCAAAGAGTAGCTGCCCCCCAGGAGAGCCCCCAGCAGCCTATGAATGATGATGATCAGCCTGTTTACAGTGAAGACAAATACGGAGGAACACCCTCCCAGAAGATGGACAG TTCAGACACAGAGAGCGGGAGCGATGCTGACGTGGCCCTCgaagaaaggagggaagaaCCACGGGATGAGCGTCTGGGAGAGCGCGCGGCGCTGCGCAGTGACGTCCTCCGAAGCGGCAGCATTCAGGACACCGTCGGAGGAGGAGACAGTGCGGGACCAGCAGGGAGACCTGATGAGCTGAGCCTGCCTCAGAGCACCGCAG AAATCCAACTGCGAGATGAATCTTCCAGGACTCCAAAGTCGGAGGCAGATCTCCAAACGAGATACAGCCCGGGCTCTTATTCCGGAAACAAGTCGTATGTGGATAACCCGCAAGGTGGGAATGACGCATTGATCGAacccaaaacacaaacatttagaAGTCTATATAAAGATGCTAGTTGGAATAGCGACGATAGAGGTCACAGTCCTCAGAGAAACGTACAAGATTTGCCTCAGCAGGAGAGCTCTGCAGATAAGATAAAGCAGCTCAGGTCCTtctgggagcaggagaggaagccCACCTTTTACAGCAGGAATGTCACCCGGGGCCCGAGCCAGTCAAAAGTCAGTAAAAGATTCACAAAGTCCGAGTACGACCTGACCGCTCTTGGGAATGGTGACCGCAGTGAGGAGATTAATCCAAATGTTGTTGGCACGGAGACAGAATCTGCTAACCTGACCACAAGTCGGACGCAATTCAACAGCCTGCGGGACTTCTGGGATGAAGCTACTTCTGGTAAACCCAAAAGCACTGCAAGGAAAGAGACGGTAAAGATCCAGTTTGCAGCCAAGGATTTTAGGCGCAAAGAGCCAGAGATTCAGCCGAAAACAAGACCCGTGGCCGCCAAATTGTCTCCTACTCTTCAGGGTGTGTCAACAGTTGAAGGCTCAAGGGATCTCCCTCGACAAGACACTTTAGGAAAAGAGAATCGCCCCCATAGGAGCAGAAAGGACAGCTATGAGGCCTCCAGCAGTCGCGCAAATTCAATTCGCCGTGCTGCCAGCATGTTCGCTCTGTCCGCTTTGGATGAAAACGATCAAGTTCAAATGGACACGGGCCCTTCTCAGCCCCAGAGCAGGAATCGGAGGCAGTACAGCCAAAAAAACGTCACCATAAGAAAGCcaccagaggagagtgagaccCCAACACCACGTGCGCGAGCGTACATTCCCAGCGACTACCGCCACTACCTGGGCATGACGGACGAGGCGAGCTTCCAGGCCTCCCTCGCCCCAAATCCCGAGGATGAAGGAGAAAAGGGTGGCTTTGGATTTGATCCGGGCAGGCCGGTCCATGTCAGCACCCCTGTGAGCTCAGAGGGGTGGCACAGTCGTAAGAGCACCAAGGTGacgcagcgccccctgtgggcAAACTACAGCTCAGACACAGGACCAGATTCATCTTTGAGCAGCACATCAGACTCCTGGTCCAACTCCAAGAAATATTCTGACC GTGGGGATGACACTTTAAGCCCAGTAAGGAAAGCACTTATGCGAGCAGAAACACGAAGCAAAAGTTTGGAGGACCTCACGGCATCACCAG TACAAGAAAGAAGGCAGGACACCACTGCTGACATCAGAGGCGCCAGTGATG TTTCGTCCATGCCTTCGCCCGCCTCCTCCTTATTCTCAGATAAGGACCACCTGAAGAACATGAGCAAATCGGTCCCTCTGTTCTTACAGAAGGAG GACGACGCGTTCACTGACTCCAACAGCGACCAGAGTTACCACAGCGGGCAACTAACCAAAGGCGGCTCTTTGACTAACCTCACCAGCTCCTCTGGCTTGTCGTCT CTGAGTGGAAGTATGATGACCATGTACGGTGGGGATTTGGAGGTTCAGGGGAACATCATGTTCTCCATCAACTACATACAGAAGCTGAGAGAGTTCCACATCTTTGTGGCTCAGTGTCAAGACCTGGCCGCCGCAGACCTGAAGAAAGGCCGCTCCAACCC ATACGTTAAAAGCTACCTGGTTCCTGACAAATCTAACCTGGGAAAGAGGAAAACGTCTGTAAAAAAGAAGACATTGAACCCAACGTTCAACGAGATCCTTAGA TACCGCGTTAACATGGAGTACCTGAGGACACAGACTCTCATTCTGTCCGTGTGGCATCATGACACGTTTGGCAGGAACAGCTTCCTGGGCGAGGTGGACGTGGACCTGTTCAAGTGGGACTTTGGCCACACCCGGATGAACTACTTTCCATTGAAATCACGG ACTCCACCAAATCTAGCAGCGGCCTCTGGTCGAGGACAATTAAAGCTGGCCATCCGTTACCTCCCGCAGATCAGCCACAGCGAAG GAGTTTCGCATTTTTTTAACGGAGAGATTCACATTTGGGTGAAGGAGTGCAGGGACCTGCCTCTCATCAGAGCCACCATTAACCCTTACGTGAAGTG CTTCGTGCTGCCGGACACCAGCAGGAAGAGCCGCCAGAAGACGCGTGTGGTGCGGCGCGCGGTGGATCCGGTCTTCAACCACACCATGGTTTATGACGGCATCAGGGACATCGACCTGACGGAGGCCTGCGTGGAGCTCACCGTGTGGGACCGGGACAAGTTAGCCACCAACCTGCTGGGCGGCCTGCGGCTGGGGATCGGCACAG GCACGAGCTACGGAGCTTTGGTGGACTGGATGGACTCCACTCCCTCCGAGGTGGCGCTCTGGGAACGCATGAAGTCCACCCCGAACGAGTGGGTGGAGGATGTGCTCCCCCTGAGGATTCTGAACCCCGCCAGAGCtacttttaaatga